In Rhodoferax koreense, a genomic segment contains:
- the hmgA gene encoding homogentisate 1,2-dioxygenase, with protein MTELAYQSGFGNSFATESLPGALPVGRNSPQRCPYGLYAEQLSGTAFTAPRADNRRSWLYRIRPSAMHAPFQRIDAGRIVSRFGSTEAMPTTPNQLRWSPLPLPTEPTDLLQGMVTMAGNGDVHAQTGAAAHLYAANRSMARRVFYNADGEMLFVPQHGAHRFVTELGIIEAGPQEIVVIPRGVRFRLELPEGQVRGYICENFGASFRLPDLGPIGSNGLANPRDFLTPVAAYEDIDAPHELVAKFQGHLWSAEMTHSPIDVVAWHGNHAPYKYDLRRFNTIGSISFDHPDPSIFLVLHSASDTPGVSGIDFVIFPPRILAAQDTFRPPWFHRNVASEFMGLVHGAYDAKAEGFSPGGASLHNSMSGHGPDAGTFEKASHADTTKVDVIKDTMAFMFETRLVWHPTAYALGSAELQDDYYRCWQGLQKHFDPGKP; from the coding sequence ATGACCGAACTCGCTTACCAATCCGGCTTCGGCAACAGCTTCGCCACCGAGTCGCTGCCCGGTGCCTTGCCGGTCGGGCGCAACTCGCCGCAGCGGTGTCCCTACGGCCTCTATGCGGAGCAGTTGTCGGGCACGGCCTTCACGGCGCCGCGCGCCGACAACCGCCGTTCCTGGCTCTACCGCATCCGCCCTTCGGCGATGCACGCGCCTTTCCAGCGCATCGACGCCGGGCGCATCGTGAGCCGCTTCGGCAGCACGGAGGCCATGCCCACGACGCCGAACCAGTTGCGCTGGAGCCCGCTGCCGTTGCCCACCGAGCCGACCGACCTCCTGCAGGGCATGGTGACCATGGCCGGCAACGGCGACGTGCATGCGCAGACCGGTGCGGCCGCGCACCTCTACGCGGCCAACCGCTCGATGGCGCGCCGGGTGTTCTACAACGCCGACGGCGAGATGCTGTTCGTGCCGCAGCACGGGGCGCACCGCTTCGTCACCGAACTCGGCATCATCGAGGCCGGCCCGCAGGAGATCGTGGTGATCCCGCGGGGTGTGCGCTTCCGGCTGGAGCTGCCGGAGGGGCAGGTCCGGGGTTACATCTGCGAAAACTTCGGTGCCAGCTTCCGCCTGCCCGACCTGGGGCCGATCGGCTCGAACGGCCTGGCCAACCCGCGCGACTTCCTCACGCCCGTGGCGGCATATGAAGACATCGACGCGCCGCACGAGCTCGTCGCCAAGTTCCAGGGCCACCTGTGGTCGGCGGAAATGACGCATTCGCCGATCGACGTGGTCGCCTGGCACGGCAACCATGCGCCCTACAAGTACGATCTGCGCCGCTTCAACACCATCGGCTCGATCAGCTTCGACCATCCCGACCCGTCGATCTTCCTGGTGCTGCACAGCGCCTCCGACACGCCTGGCGTGAGCGGCATCGACTTCGTCATCTTCCCACCGCGCATCCTGGCCGCGCAGGACACGTTCCGTCCGCCATGGTTCCACCGCAACGTGGCCAGCGAATTCATGGGCCTGGTGCACGGGGCCTATGACGCCAAGGCCGAAGGCTTCTCGCCCGGCGGCGCCAGCCTGCACAACAGCATGTCCGGCCACGGCCCCGATGCTGGCACTTTCGAGAAGGCCAGCCATGCCGACACGACCAAGGTCGACGTGATCAAGGACACCATGGCCTTCATGTTCGAGACGCGTCTGGTCTGGCATCCGACCGCGTACGCGCTGGGCAGCGCCGAACTGCAGGACGATTACTACCGCTGCTGGCAAGGCCTGCAGAAACATTTCGACCCGGGCAAACCATGA
- the hppD gene encoding 4-hydroxyphenylpyruvate dioxygenase — MADLFENPMGLMGFEFVEFASPSPGVLEPIFEKMGFTLVAKHRSKNVLLYRQNDINFIVNNEPKSEAGYFAAEHGPSACGLAFRVRDSHKAYNRALELGAQPIEIGTGPMELRLPAIKGIGGAPLYLIDRFEDGKSIYDIDFEFLPGVDRRPKGHGFQVVDHLTHNVYRGRMTHWADFYARLFNFREIRYFDIKGEYTGLTSKAMTAPDGLIRIPLNEEAKKGGGQIEEFLMQFNGEGIQHIALLTDNLLESIDRLQMAGIPVLTAPNDVYYQNLEKRLPGHGESVGELQARGILLDGTTEGGQKRLLLQIFSEPLLGPVFFEFIQRKGDYREGFGEGNFKALFESLERDQINRGVLEVEA, encoded by the coding sequence TTCGCCCAGCCCGGGCGTGCTGGAGCCGATCTTCGAGAAGATGGGCTTCACGCTGGTGGCCAAGCACCGCTCCAAGAACGTGTTGCTGTACCGGCAGAACGACATCAACTTCATCGTCAACAACGAGCCCAAGAGCGAGGCCGGCTATTTCGCGGCCGAGCACGGCCCGTCGGCCTGCGGCTTGGCTTTCCGCGTGCGCGACTCGCACAAGGCCTACAACCGCGCCCTGGAGCTCGGCGCCCAGCCCATCGAGATCGGCACCGGCCCCATGGAGCTGCGCCTGCCGGCGATCAAGGGCATCGGCGGCGCGCCGCTGTACCTGATCGACCGTTTCGAGGACGGCAAGAGCATCTACGACATCGACTTCGAATTCCTGCCGGGCGTGGACCGCCGCCCCAAGGGGCACGGCTTCCAGGTGGTGGACCACCTCACGCACAACGTGTACCGCGGCCGCATGACGCACTGGGCCGACTTCTACGCGCGGCTGTTCAATTTCCGCGAGATCCGCTACTTCGACATCAAGGGCGAGTACACCGGCCTGACTTCCAAGGCCATGACGGCGCCGGACGGTCTGATCCGTATCCCGCTCAACGAGGAAGCCAAGAAGGGCGGTGGCCAGATCGAGGAGTTCCTGATGCAGTTCAACGGCGAAGGCATCCAGCACATCGCCCTGCTGACCGACAACCTGCTCGAATCCATCGACAGGCTGCAAATGGCCGGCATCCCCGTGCTGACCGCGCCCAACGACGTCTACTACCAGAACCTGGAAAAGCGCCTGCCCGGCCACGGCGAGTCGGTGGGCGAACTGCAGGCGCGCGGCATCCTGCTGGACGGCACGACGGAAGGAGGCCAGAAACGCCTGCTGCTGCAGATATTTTCCGAGCCGTTGCTGGGTCCGGTGTTCTTCGAGTTCATCCAGCGCAAGGGCGACTACCGCGAAGGCTTCGGTGAGGGCAACTTCAAGGCCCTGTTCGAGTCGCTGGAGCGCGACCAGATCAACCGCGGCGTGCTGGAAGTCGAAGCCTGA